In one Blastocatellia bacterium genomic region, the following are encoded:
- a CDS encoding DUF2520 domain-containing protein — translation MNESLTVAIVGIGKVGKAIAFFTKKAGYKLETIFTNQTATELIKETENILILKEKNWNFTQPDILFITTPDDKIENIAKKLSEFNKDKWQKTLVFHCSGAFNSELLLPLKNLGAKVGSIHPLKSFAQNIISLSELANVYWCVEGDKEAIDFAEKLITFTAGKIVNVRTDKKALYHAAAVMSCGHVLALLDLSLNLLAECGIKPHQAKEILMPLIQGTINNFASQEISEALTGPFARGDFQTISHHLQAMLKLEKNDYLPIYTLLGQHSLKVKNK, via the coding sequence ATGAATGAGTCTTTAACTGTTGCAATAGTTGGAATAGGAAAAGTAGGCAAAGCAATAGCTTTTTTTACTAAAAAGGCTGGTTATAAACTAGAAACAATTTTTACAAATCAAACAGCTACAGAATTAATTAAAGAAACAGAAAATATTTTAATACTAAAAGAAAAAAACTGGAATTTTACCCAACCAGATATCCTTTTTATAACTACACCTGATGATAAAATAGAAAATATTGCAAAAAAACTTTCCGAATTTAATAAAGATAAATGGCAAAAAACACTTGTGTTTCATTGTAGTGGAGCCTTTAACAGTGAACTTCTTCTGCCATTAAAAAATCTAGGTGCTAAAGTTGGTTCAATTCATCCGCTAAAAAGTTTTGCTCAAAATATTATATCTTTAAGTGAATTAGCTAATGTTTATTGGTGTGTTGAAGGTGACAAAGAAGCTATTGATTTTGCTGAAAAATTAATTACTTTTACAGCAGGCAAAATTGTTAATGTTAGAACAGATAAAAAGGCACTCTACCATGCAGCAGCAGTAATGTCTTGTGGGCATGTGCTTGCTTTACTGGATTTAAGTCTAAATTTATTAGCTGAATGTGGTATAAAACCCCATCAGGCAAAAGAAATATTAATGCCGTTAATACAGGGAACTATTAATAATTTTGCGAGTCAAGAAATAAGTGAAGCTCTAACTGGGCCATTTGCACGAGGAGATTTTCAGACCATTAGCCATCATTTGCAGGCAATGTTAAAGCTAGAAAAAAATGACTATTTGCCAATTTATACATTACTTGGACAACATAGTTTAAAAGTTAAAAATAAATAA
- a CDS encoding NUDIX domain-containing protein, with protein MAKRNSHCSFCGHLFNAEQAWPRECGNCKNITYLNPTPVAVVLLPVDGGLYTIRRGIEPRKGQLALPGGYINLGESWQKAAARELYEESGITIDVEEVKLFNVLSAPDGTVLIFAIANERRSEDLPEFIISEETSEALIIKEPQNLAFPLHSQVVKEFFAGKS; from the coding sequence ATGGCTAAAAGAAACTCTCATTGTTCATTTTGTGGACATCTCTTTAATGCAGAACAAGCTTGGCCGCGTGAATGTGGCAACTGTAAAAATATTACTTATCTTAACCCAACACCAGTAGCAGTAGTTTTGCTTCCTGTTGATGGTGGCCTTTACACTATAAGACGTGGAATTGAGCCTAGAAAAGGGCAACTAGCATTACCTGGCGGATATATTAATTTAGGCGAATCTTGGCAAAAAGCTGCTGCTCGTGAACTTTATGAAGAATCAGGAATAACTATTGATGTAGAAGAAGTTAAACTTTTTAATGTTTTAAGTGCGCCTGATGGAACAGTTTTAATTTTTGCTATAGCTAATGAGCGTAGAAGCGAAGATTTACCAGAATTTATCATTAGTGAAGAAACTTCTGAGGCACTTATAATTAAAGAACCTCAAAATTTAGCCTTTCCACTTCATAGCCAAGTTGTTAAAGAATTTTTTGCTGGTAAATCATAA
- a CDS encoding protein kinase, with amino-acid sequence MLQEKKLASKDAFFWITLILASGMLILYSIVGSMIFRFGSYEKELGWKYNRVGDSYFISEVIPKTSAENKLKVGDKLLAINGDKFVQKNFWLLQSLIEAKRKIPINSFYSIDVERDGEKYSFTLKSKPKRDYKNLIMAIGFFFASLVFSTCGLLFGILKPELKLARLLTIGMFTAACFMLFSSTRLFNSFLLGFDYIIYLFLWLSFPLIFPFAYNIYCPFPQDVEVSQFWNLAKYFLYFYSSIFIAIFLWKDFYLINSLPLHFLFSNETFLKYLDKGFDFLIISTLFLLVAVMFRNYQQVKDLDQKRRIKWVIYGSLFGVIPTFVNNFTTFILNTFSYKYIIDTPVYFFFTRFSDLFITIIPIAFFYVIVKHQVFEINFVVRRGLQYLLAKNFLRAVLALEVLGVIAVIKLKPTLTIGEIFSPKSIYLYLVLTTIISFVYRVEITSGLDKRFFRKVYQREKVLAQLLDEIKKLNSIAEISLIVTNKLTEVLHPKSIYLFYRDPQKTHFTLGHSVGGVAKTQMVVAGAELMRAMRGEEAAKEIEFLADFPEAEKEWLLEMKVQLIVPTLGGSKDLVGLLLLGEKQSEEPYSQRDKNLLEAIASQVGVVYENSLLKEKVDIEEKIKKEVLSKLEEQNINLVKECPKCGLCFDSNINICDKDGAELILSLPVERIVENKYRLDKLLGKGGMGAVYKAEDLRLGRSVAVKMLRGNMFNDQDAIRRFEREAKTSAKLTHPNIVAIYDYGQLATEGAYLVMEMVTGLTLKSKLAQEKMLPPSLVAELFEQILDAIKAAHSSGIIHRDLKPDNVLITEISGRKIVKILDFGIAKIKPTNKVDPNSLTLPGTIMGTFGYMPPEQFSGEDVDERADIFALGVMIIESLTGTKPFIGKTLYEIMGTMLKKPYHLPGNLPEIKNLDLKLQKCITPDPENRFSSIDEMLAEVIPAIRNCSPNAFLAPNKLPSSESDTVKIQRPDTNKN; translated from the coding sequence ATGCTACAAGAAAAAAAACTTGCTAGTAAAGATGCTTTTTTTTGGATCACTTTAATTTTAGCATCAGGAATGCTAATTCTTTATAGCATTGTTGGTTCAATGATTTTTCGCTTTGGTAGTTATGAAAAAGAATTAGGCTGGAAATATAACCGTGTAGGTGATTCTTATTTTATTAGCGAAGTTATCCCTAAAACATCGGCAGAAAATAAATTAAAAGTTGGCGATAAACTTTTAGCAATTAATGGCGATAAATTTGTCCAAAAAAACTTTTGGCTGCTTCAAAGCTTAATAGAAGCTAAACGTAAAATCCCTATTAATAGCTTTTATTCAATTGATGTTGAGCGCGATGGAGAAAAATATAGTTTTACATTAAAAAGCAAACCTAAACGTGATTATAAAAACTTAATTATGGCAATAGGTTTCTTTTTTGCTAGTTTAGTGTTTTCTACTTGTGGGCTACTTTTTGGAATATTAAAACCAGAGCTAAAATTAGCTAGGCTTTTAACCATTGGAATGTTTACAGCCGCTTGTTTTATGCTCTTTAGCTCTACTAGGCTATTTAATAGCTTTCTACTAGGCTTTGATTATATTATTTACTTATTTTTATGGCTTTCTTTCCCTCTTATTTTTCCTTTTGCTTATAATATTTATTGTCCTTTTCCTCAAGATGTAGAAGTAAGTCAGTTTTGGAATTTAGCTAAATATTTTCTTTATTTTTATAGCAGTATATTTATAGCTATTTTCTTATGGAAAGATTTTTATTTAATTAATAGCTTACCATTACATTTTCTTTTTAGTAATGAAACATTTCTTAAATATTTAGATAAAGGTTTTGATTTTTTAATTATTAGTACATTATTTCTACTTGTTGCAGTAATGTTTCGTAATTATCAGCAAGTTAAAGATTTAGATCAAAAACGACGTATAAAATGGGTTATTTATGGATCACTTTTTGGAGTTATACCAACTTTCGTTAATAATTTTACTACCTTTATACTTAACACATTTTCTTATAAATATATTATTGATACTCCAGTTTATTTCTTTTTTACTCGCTTTAGTGATTTATTTATTACTATTATTCCTATAGCATTTTTTTATGTAATTGTTAAACATCAGGTTTTTGAAATTAATTTTGTTGTTAGACGAGGTTTACAATATTTACTAGCAAAAAATTTCTTGCGAGCCGTTTTAGCCTTAGAAGTTTTAGGAGTAATTGCTGTAATTAAACTAAAACCTACTTTAACAATAGGGGAAATTTTTTCCCCTAAATCTATTTATCTTTATTTGGTTCTAACCACCATAATTAGTTTTGTTTATCGAGTAGAGATAACTTCTGGGCTAGATAAAAGATTTTTTCGTAAAGTTTACCAACGTGAAAAAGTGTTAGCTCAGTTGTTAGACGAAATTAAAAAGCTAAACTCTATTGCAGAAATATCTTTAATTGTTACCAATAAATTAACAGAAGTCTTACATCCAAAAAGTATTTATCTATTTTATAGAGATCCTCAGAAAACACATTTTACCCTAGGTCATTCTGTTGGCGGTGTAGCTAAAACTCAAATGGTTGTTGCTGGTGCTGAACTAATGCGGGCAATGCGTGGAGAAGAAGCAGCAAAAGAAATAGAATTTTTAGCAGATTTCCCAGAGGCAGAGAAAGAATGGCTTTTGGAAATGAAAGTTCAGCTAATTGTTCCAACTCTTGGAGGAAGTAAAGATTTAGTGGGACTTTTGCTTTTAGGTGAAAAACAGTCTGAAGAACCTTACTCACAAAGAGATAAAAACTTACTTGAAGCAATAGCTTCTCAAGTTGGTGTAGTTTATGAAAATAGTTTACTAAAAGAAAAAGTCGATATAGAAGAAAAAATAAAGAAAGAGGTGCTTTCAAAATTAGAAGAACAAAATATTAATTTAGTAAAAGAATGTCCTAAATGTGGGCTTTGTTTTGATAGCAATATAAATATTTGTGATAAAGATGGTGCAGAATTAATTTTGTCTTTACCTGTTGAACGAATAGTTGAAAATAAATATCGCTTGGACAAATTGTTAGGTAAAGGCGGTATGGGAGCAGTTTACAAAGCTGAAGATTTGCGCTTAGGACGTAGCGTTGCAGTAAAAATGCTTCGAGGTAATATGTTTAATGACCAAGATGCTATTCGTCGTTTTGAACGTGAAGCTAAAACTTCAGCAAAATTAACTCATCCAAATATTGTTGCTATTTATGATTATGGACAGCTTGCTACAGAGGGTGCTTATTTAGTGATGGAAATGGTGACAGGCTTAACATTAAAATCTAAGCTTGCACAAGAAAAAATGCTGCCTCCAAGCCTAGTTGCAGAACTTTTTGAGCAAATTTTAGACGCAATTAAAGCAGCACACTCATCAGGAATAATTCACCGTGACCTTAAACCTGATAATGTTTTAATCACAGAAATTTCTGGGCGTAAAATAGTTAAAATTCTTGATTTTGGAATAGCAAAAATTAAGCCTACCAACAAAGTTGACCCCAATAGCTTAACTTTACCAGGGACAATAATGGGAACATTTGGCTATATGCCTCCAGAGCAATTTTCAGGTGAAGACGTTGACGAACGTGCAGATATTTTTGCTTTAGGAGTAATGATTATTGAATCCTTAACAGGTACTAAGCCTTTTATTGGTAAAACTTTGTATGAAATTATGGGAACAATGCTAAAAAAACCTTATCATTTACCAGGTAACTTACCAGAAATTAAAAACTTAGACTTAAAGCTGCAAAAATGTATTACTCCAGACCCAGAAAATCGTTTTTCTTCAATTGATGAAATGCTAGCAGAAGTAATTCCAGCTATTCGCAATTGCTCACCTAATGCTTTTTTAGCTCCAAATAAACTTCCAAGCTCTGAGTCTGATACAGTTAAAATCCAGCGACCAGACACAAATAAAAATTAG
- a CDS encoding aldo/keto reductase, which produces MLAKEALPQPNFFYGTAWKEERTAILTEIAIKTGFRIIDTANQRRHYFEVGVGQALANVYGAGIVKREDLFLQTKYTYQRGQDHRMPYDPKASLSTQVAQALKSSLEDLHTDYIDSFVLHGPASGYGWTDADSEVWEAMKKERDAGRTRFLGVSNVSLEHLEQMISVQKEIPAFVQNRCYAQLGWDREVRAFCQKHNIIYQGFSLLTANVGVLRHPFVHKLAAQFNVTPMQIVFSFAREVGMLPMTGTSDAEHMKQDLESLKLTLPKDAVLTIESLAG; this is translated from the coding sequence ATGTTAGCTAAAGAAGCACTCCCCCAACCTAATTTTTTTTATGGAACAGCTTGGAAAGAAGAACGCACAGCAATCTTAACTGAGATTGCAATTAAAACAGGTTTTCGCATAATTGACACAGCTAATCAACGTCGTCATTATTTTGAAGTTGGTGTAGGTCAAGCCTTAGCAAATGTTTATGGTGCAGGAATTGTAAAACGCGAAGATCTTTTTTTACAGACAAAATATACTTATCAACGAGGCCAAGATCATCGTATGCCCTATGATCCTAAAGCAAGCTTGTCAACACAAGTTGCACAAGCCTTAAAAAGTTCTCTTGAGGATTTGCACACAGATTATATTGATAGTTTTGTTTTGCACGGGCCTGCTTCTGGTTATGGTTGGACTGATGCAGACTCAGAAGTTTGGGAAGCAATGAAAAAAGAACGTGATGCAGGTCGCACACGCTTTCTTGGCGTTAGCAATGTTTCTTTAGAACATTTAGAGCAAATGATTTCTGTTCAAAAAGAAATTCCAGCATTTGTGCAAAATCGTTGCTATGCTCAACTTGGTTGGGATCGTGAAGTGCGGGCATTTTGTCAAAAACATAACATAATTTATCAAGGGTTTTCCCTTTTAACTGCTAACGTAGGAGTATTGCGACATCCTTTTGTTCATAAACTTGCGGCTCAATTTAACGTTACACCAATGCAAATAGTATTTTCTTTTGCTCGTGAAGTTGGAATGCTACCAATGACCGGAACATCTGATGCAGAGCATATGAAACAAGACCTTGAGAGTCTTAAATTAACACTCCCAAAAGATGCAGTTTTAACAATTGAATCTTTAGCTGGATAG
- a CDS encoding alpha/beta hydrolase: protein MSFFKLTSTDRHEIFVHQWQIDKPNKLLVIAHSMAEHGARYATLAKFLNNYGISVYAIDHRGHGKSTRNETDIGHFSKNENGWEKVVEDLNTVVNHLQMLNPNIPLILFGHSMGSFISLGFSIRYGNKLKALILSGSNSSPILLYKLARFFTQIEIWRQGSEGKSSLLEFLSFGSFNKKFEPARTKFDWLSRDPQQVDIYINDPYCGFKISNKSWMDLLGGLIEISERPKLALIPAQLPIYIFGGDCDPVGGFGKGISLLSTELRASGIKNVKLKLYKEGRHEMVNEVNKQEVFTDVINWLNEEI, encoded by the coding sequence ATGTCTTTTTTTAAATTAACTTCAACAGATCGTCATGAAATTTTTGTCCATCAATGGCAAATAGACAAACCAAATAAATTACTAGTCATTGCTCATAGTATGGCCGAACATGGAGCGCGTTACGCAACACTAGCAAAATTTCTTAATAATTATGGAATATCTGTCTATGCTATAGATCATCGAGGACATGGAAAATCAACTCGTAATGAAACCGATATTGGACATTTTAGTAAAAATGAAAACGGGTGGGAAAAAGTGGTTGAAGACTTAAATACTGTAGTAAATCATCTTCAAATGCTTAATCCAAATATTCCATTAATTTTATTTGGTCATTCAATGGGATCATTTATTAGCCTTGGTTTTTCAATACGTTATGGAAATAAACTTAAAGCTTTGATACTTTCTGGTAGTAATTCTTCCCCAATTTTACTTTATAAGCTTGCACGTTTTTTTACACAAATTGAAATTTGGCGACAAGGTAGCGAGGGTAAAAGCAGTTTGCTTGAATTTCTTTCTTTTGGTTCATTTAATAAAAAATTTGAGCCTGCACGAACAAAATTTGACTGGCTTAGTCGGGATCCTCAGCAAGTGGACATTTATATCAATGATCCTTATTGCGGTTTTAAGATAAGCAATAAATCATGGATGGATTTATTAGGCGGACTTATAGAAATTTCTGAACGTCCAAAACTAGCACTTATTCCAGCACAATTACCAATTTATATTTTTGGTGGAGACTGTGATCCTGTAGGCGGATTTGGTAAAGGCATTAGCCTTTTATCTACAGAACTTCGCGCTTCTGGAATAAAAAATGTAAAATTAAAACTTTACAAAGAAGGCCGTCATGAAATGGTTAATGAAGTCAACAAACAAGAAGTTTTTACAGATGTGATCAATTGGCTTAATGAAGAAATTTAA